ATCGGGTATGGACGCATAGGCCCGCCACTTCGGCTGGAGTGCCGGCAGGGGCCAGGGCGCATACGGCACAGGCGATACGACTTTAATCTCGCAGCCTTGATCCTGCAGCGCTTTAACCTGCTTATGAATGAAAATGCCGTAAGCCGGATTCTGAGATGAAGGATACATATGAGAGATCACCAATATCTTCACCGTTAAACCACCTTACTCGAGGGAACTGAGGGGTCTTAAGGACGTATCGTTTATCCCCCTTTGCTCCGCAAACGAATTATAAGCCAGACCCATACAAATTGCAAAAAAAGTCATCAGCTGCAGATTGTAAAATATCCCCGCCATGATGTTAAACACAAAGATGGACGGCAGTACTGCGGCATACGCTGCCATAAACTGCATCGGCTGGCTGAATGCGATCCCCCGTCCAGAGGCAGCAATCTTAGCGCGAAGGTTTCTGATACCAAGAATAAACGGGAGCAAAAAGAAGCTCAGATAGAGCGCCAGCCCGAAAAAACCGTACCTTCTGGCATACAGCGCATATTCATTGTCTACAAGTGTTGTCATTACGTATTTCTGCGTACCCCAGCCAAAGACCGGAGAATCCCAAATGCTGCCGATTGCCTTTCCCCAGCGGTCCAGGTGCCCCTGGAAAGAAGTGCTGTTGGAAAAATCCAACCCTTCCTGCAGCCTGTAGAAGAAATCACCTGAAGCCGTCAGGAAAAGAACTGCTGTCAGCACAAACAACGCCGCTATTTTAATCAGGACCTTTTTATTATGCCGGTGATAGACAAAAGCCCAAATGCTTAAAATCAGAAAAAGCAGCCCAATGCCGGCCAGAGCCGTCCGGGATATCGTCAGGAATTCCAGTTTGATCACAAAGCCGACCAAAATAAACAGCAGGACCGTAAATTTTCCGTGATCTTCACCGAAATAATAGCGTACTGTCAGATAAGCTAGCGTCATCACAGTAAATATCCCGAAGAAATTCGGGTTGTCAAAGGTGCCCTGCACCCTGGCCGGATTGCCGACCAAAAGCAGCTGCCAATGCTGCTGGTCAAAATAGGGCGACAGCCAGGTATTCATATTCAGCACGTTGAAATGCTGCCCCCAGCCGAAAATAATCAGAAAAGCTAGGCCTCCGAGGAAAGCCTTGCCCAGGAAGTCAAATTCCTCTGTACGCAGATCGATGGATAAGGCCAGCGTTACGGCCAGATAATATTTACAGAATGTCACCAGTTCCATGACATCCCGGAGACCATAATAACCTGCTCCTTTGATGATCACACCATAGATGTTGGAAATGGCGTAAGAGAATACGAGCAAGATAAAGATCAGCAGAATCCACTTATGTTCTTGTTTGCGTTTTAACAACTGCTGTTTTTCTTCAGGGCTGAAGCGGAATCCTTTCGCTGCAAACAGCAGGATGTTCAGGCCAAAGGTACCGAAGAGCAGCAGCTCGTCCAATCGAATATTAGGAAGAGAAGGATGAATAGGAAATGAAGGCAGGATCATTGCTGAGAGCATGGTCATCGCCAAAATAAAAAGCCTGGTATCATTCCTTCTCGTAATGCCGTTATTCCAAAACATTATGCCTCCTGTTTTACGTTCACTTTTTGGGGTTAGTCTGTTAGCCACACCACCGCTTTTCGGCTGTTGTGCCATCCATGGCACAAAAAGCCGCGCTACGCAATCCTGCTCCGCTTACAGCGGAACTGTGGCTCCCAGACTGATTTCAAGAATATTAAGTCTGCATGCCAGTTTAGCTCTGTATTAAACAGTCGTTGATAACATGTACGATTTCTTCTTGCTGCTGCAGGGTCAGTTCGGGATAGCACGGGATCGCCAGTGCATGTTCGCTGGCCTTTTCGGCCTCAGGGAAATCACCGGCCTTATAGCCCAAATACGCAAAAGCTTTCTGCAGATGAAGCGGAAGCGGATAATAGACCGCTGAAGCAATGCCTGCTTCCTTCAATTTCTCCATGACTTTTTCTCTCTGCTGGACTCTCATGACATACAGATGGAACACCTGGTAGGCCTCCGGGTCTTTGCCGGGAAGAATTAGTTTCTGCTGATCTGCCAGCGGTTTAAGCAGACTGTCGTACAGTTCGGCTTTTTGCCTGCGGGCTTTGTTCCATTCATCCAGATACTGAAACTTGACGCGGAGAATAGCAGCCTGGATCTCGTCCAGTCTGCTGTTATAGCCAATCTCTTCATGGAAATATTTTGTCTTGGAGCCATGGAAACGGAACAGTCTGACCTTTTCCGCAATTTCATCACAGTTGGTCACCACCATGCCGCCATCGCCATAGCCGCCGAGATTCTTGGTTGGAAAAAAGCTGAATGTTCCTGCCGTTCCGTAGGCTCCGGCTCTTTTGCCCTTGTATTCGGCCCCGATCGCCTGTGCGGCATCCTCTATAATCTTAAGCTCATATTTTTGGGCCAGGTCCATGACCTTATCCATATTGACCATCTGGCCAAAAATATGAACAGGAATAATCGCCTTTGTCCTGGAGGTAATTTTGCTTTCCAATTGGTCAATATCCATATTCAGCGTGACCGGATCAATATCTACGAATACAGGTGTTGCCCCGAGACTCGCAACTGCCTCTGCCGAAGCAAAAAAAGTAAACGGCGTCGTGATGACTTCATCCCCCTGTGCAATGCCGCAGGCTTTGAGAGCCAGTACAAGCGCATCCGTACCATTGGCAACAGCAACAGCGTGCTTTGTCCCGCAGTACGCTGCTGTTTTTTCCTCCATTGCTTTCACATTCGGTCCGAGAATGAAATGACAGGAGTCCAGAACCCCGAGTACCGCCTGATCAATCTCTTCTTTTATCGATAAGTACTGCGCCTTTAAATCCAAAAGTGGAATTGACACATGCATCCTCCCTTTCTGACGACCACAAATGGCCTAATGTCGAACAAAAATCCTATGAATACAAATTGTCTTGTTTAGAGTTCATCATACCGTGTAAGCGTTGGATAGAGTTGGCGCTTCGCTTATTCCATGGATGGCATGGAGCAACTGCAGACAATAATATATTTAGGGTACACCCTGCACGAGTTAATTTCAAGAATTAATATATTGTTTATCCTGGTAGGTCTCGGTAATACATTAGCTAGATCAGCTCATCTTCCGGGACATCCCGGACAGCCTTGGCTGGGAATCCTTTGTAGACTTTCCCGGCAACTGTATCTTTTGTGATGAGCGAACCTGCCGCGACAAATGTCTCTTCCGCCACCTCGATGCCCGGAAGCAGGATCGCTCCTCCTCCGATCCGCGCTGCCCTGCGGATTACGGCTCCCTTGATATGTTTAAAACGTTTTTCGGTCCGCCCCATATAATTGTCATTCGTCGTTGTCACCATCGGCGCAATGAAGACATTTTCTTCAATCTCCATATATGCGGTAATGTAGGAGCCGGTCTGAATCTTCGTAAAAGATCCGATCCTGGTATTATTCTCCACAGCACTGCCGCTGCCGACAACAACTTTCTCACCAAGTGTGCAACGCTCCCGGACCAAGGCCCTGTCTCCGATAAAGACCCCGTCGCCGAGCTCCGTACCGGAATAAATCACTGAGGAGCAGCCAATGGTACACTTTCTGCCAATTGTAAGCGGTGGCAGATCTTCCGTGTTTTTGACCGTACTGGTTGCCGCTGCGCGCGGCGGGCGTCCTATTGACGAATTGCTGCCGACAAACGCACCTTCTCCAATCACTGTCCCCGGATATACCACGGTATGATCCCCTGCGACGACCCCGGCTTCCAAAACTGCCTGATTTCCCAAGGTGACATGGCATCCAAGTTTGACATCTTTACCAACCTTCACTCCATCCGCCAGTACACACCCCGGCTCCAGTATTGCCCCGTCTTCAATCACGACATTCTCCCCTATTACGCAAAAAGGAGCGATACTTACCTGTTTCCCAATCATAGCGCTAGCCGCGATAACCGCTCCGGAATGAATTTCAGCTGCCAAATCAAACCCTTCTTTCTATACAATTTAATTTATCAATATTCTAAGAACAAGCTGTCACTAAGAATACTTAGCTTGCACCAAGCCTTAGTCTCCTTTAGGTGTATTAGAAAGTCCTTATACTTTCTGAAACAAATAAATGAGGACGCTTTGCTATAAACATCCTCACATGTAGTGACTTCCACCTTGATAAATAACATTTACATAGGGAAAGTTTCATTCCGTTCCCAGGATTCTACGATCCGGACTGCCTGATAATAGTCAAAGCCTTTGCCTAGCAGGTAAGCAACAAGGGCTGTTTCCATAACACCATGTCTCACATTCACAGTCCCCACTTCTCTCATTCCATGCCTGACGGCAAGCTCGACCTGCATCATTGTCTGGTGATAATCCGGCATCATCGAATATGTTCCCGGTCCCGGTCCATCATAAGGAGGTCTCATTTTTCTGTCTCCTTTCCGGTTTTAGTGTACAATACAAATATGTGCCAACCGAAAAGGAAGTGCATGGTTTTTTCTAATCTTCAATTAACGGAAGTTTAACCGGTACCCCGGTTTCCTGGCATTTATAGATGGATAAAATGATTTCAAGTGCTTTTCGTCCCTCTTCGCCGGGTACAGCGGGAGTCCCATTGGTTTGAACGGCCTGGATCATATCCTCAATGATCTCCCGGTGGCCAAATCCGTATACGTTAGGCGGATCAGTCTCCTGGGCAGCAAATATCTGCTCTTTTTCTGCTTCACTATCGGGGAATTCCCAAACCTCGACGCGGTTCACTGCAATCCCGCCGATCACAGCTGAGCCTGTTTCCCCAAAAACGTTCAGCGTTTCCTCGATATTCTTTGGATAAATCGTGGAAGCAGCCTCAATCAGCCCGATTGCGCCGTTCTTAAACTTCAGTACCGCTCCGGCGACATCTTCCATTTCAATATTTCTTAACGCGGTATGGGTATAGCCAAAAACGGATTCTACAGGACCGAACATCCACTGTAATAAATCAATGTTATGAATGGACTGATTCATCAGGACGCCGCCGTCCTGCAGTTTGGTCCCTCTCCAAGGTGCCTGCAGATAATAGTCCATGCCCCGGTTCCAGCGGACAGTCGCCTGGCCATGTGTCAGTTTCCCAAAACGTCCTGCTTCCAAAGCGTTTTTCAGTAATTTAATTGATTGATTAAAACGATTCTGATGAATGACCGCCAGTTTGACACCGTTCTCCCTGCAGGCCCTGATCAGCAGATCTGCTTCGCGGAGCGTCATGGACATAGGCTTCTCGACCATCACATGCTTGCCGGCCCTGGCCGCTGCAATCCCGATTTCCGCGTGGCTTCCACTCGGGGTTGCGATCGTGACAATATCGATATCTTCTCTCTTCAAAAGATCGTGATAATCCAGATATGGCTTTGCCTTGTACTTGCTGGCAAAATCTTCAGCCCTTTCCGGCACAATGTCACAGACAGCAGCCAGCTCTGCGCCGGGAATAGCCATAATCGATTCCGTATGTTTCGGGGCAATTCTTCCGCACCCGATTACGCCAAATACTATTTTGTCTCCTGTCAAATTTCCACACGCTCCAATCATAAAGGAAGGATAAAAGAAGCGTCTCTTTTGTCCCCGCTACCTTACTTAGATTTTGAATATTTTTTCACGCATCTGCC
This genomic stretch from Dehalobacter restrictus DSM 9455 harbors:
- a CDS encoding O-antigen ligase family protein: MFWNNGITRRNDTRLFILAMTMLSAMILPSFPIHPSLPNIRLDELLLFGTFGLNILLFAAKGFRFSPEEKQQLLKRKQEHKWILLIFILLVFSYAISNIYGVIIKGAGYYGLRDVMELVTFCKYYLAVTLALSIDLRTEEFDFLGKAFLGGLAFLIIFGWGQHFNVLNMNTWLSPYFDQQHWQLLLVGNPARVQGTFDNPNFFGIFTVMTLAYLTVRYYFGEDHGKFTVLLFILVGFVIKLEFLTISRTALAGIGLLFLILSIWAFVYHRHNKKVLIKIAALFVLTAVLFLTASGDFFYRLQEGLDFSNSTSFQGHLDRWGKAIGSIWDSPVFGWGTQKYVMTTLVDNEYALYARRYGFFGLALYLSFFLLPFILGIRNLRAKIAASGRGIAFSQPMQFMAAYAAVLPSIFVFNIMAGIFYNLQLMTFFAICMGLAYNSFAEQRGINDTSLRPLSSLE
- a CDS encoding DegT/DnrJ/EryC1/StrS family aminotransferase, coding for MSIPLLDLKAQYLSIKEEIDQAVLGVLDSCHFILGPNVKAMEEKTAAYCGTKHAVAVANGTDALVLALKACGIAQGDEVITTPFTFFASAEAVASLGATPVFVDIDPVTLNMDIDQLESKITSRTKAIIPVHIFGQMVNMDKVMDLAQKYELKIIEDAAQAIGAEYKGKRAGAYGTAGTFSFFPTKNLGGYGDGGMVVTNCDEIAEKVRLFRFHGSKTKYFHEEIGYNSRLDEIQAAILRVKFQYLDEWNKARRQKAELYDSLLKPLADQQKLILPGKDPEAYQVFHLYVMRVQQREKVMEKLKEAGIASAVYYPLPLHLQKAFAYLGYKAGDFPEAEKASEHALAIPCYPELTLQQQEEIVHVINDCLIQS
- a CDS encoding N-acetyltransferase; translation: MAAEIHSGAVIAASAMIGKQVSIAPFCVIGENVVIEDGAILEPGCVLADGVKVGKDVKLGCHVTLGNQAVLEAGVVAGDHTVVYPGTVIGEGAFVGSNSSIGRPPRAAATSTVKNTEDLPPLTIGRKCTIGCSSVIYSGTELGDGVFIGDRALVRERCTLGEKVVVGSGSAVENNTRIGSFTKIQTGSYITAYMEIEENVFIAPMVTTTNDNYMGRTEKRFKHIKGAVIRRAARIGGGAILLPGIEVAEETFVAAGSLITKDTVAGKVYKGFPAKAVRDVPEDELI
- a CDS encoding Gfo/Idh/MocA family protein; translated protein: MTGDKIVFGVIGCGRIAPKHTESIMAIPGAELAAVCDIVPERAEDFASKYKAKPYLDYHDLLKREDIDIVTIATPSGSHAEIGIAAARAGKHVMVEKPMSMTLREADLLIRACRENGVKLAVIHQNRFNQSIKLLKNALEAGRFGKLTHGQATVRWNRGMDYYLQAPWRGTKLQDGGVLMNQSIHNIDLLQWMFGPVESVFGYTHTALRNIEMEDVAGAVLKFKNGAIGLIEAASTIYPKNIEETLNVFGETGSAVIGGIAVNRVEVWEFPDSEAEKEQIFAAQETDPPNVYGFGHREIIEDMIQAVQTNGTPAVPGEEGRKALEIILSIYKCQETGVPVKLPLIED